The following are from one region of the Odontesthes bonariensis isolate fOdoBon6 chromosome 16, fOdoBon6.hap1, whole genome shotgun sequence genome:
- the LOC142401803 gene encoding odorant receptor 131-2-like has protein sequence MSNTTVRLVFLERVLYTTLTTVPCCIFLFINGTMLYTLRSKPVFRETCRYILLYNLLFADTVQLTVSQLLYILSICRIFLTYPVCGVFFMLSNLTNPVSPLILVVMSLERCVAVCYPLRHASIITIRNTAVAVIVVWAICLLNVVIQILLLLEFPFEDLETLQMNTFCNTVAMLLSPLYYDYDRAYTYFLFISAGLAITSTYIVVIIAARSASTDKASALKARNTLLMHLGQLGLSISSTLHNPLLIAVSKLVLLSVLLRIQNFFYVFIIILPRCLSALIYGLRDQTIRPVLVYNLCCRRKLSVVSVKPKVCI, from the coding sequence ATGTCCAACACAACTGTTAGACTGGTGTTCCTGGAGAGAGTGTTGTATACCACTCTGACTACAGTTCCATGCTGTATATTCCTCTTCATTAATGGGACCATGTTGTACACTTTGAGGAGTAAACCAGTGTTTCGTGAAACTTGCCGCTACATTCTTCTTTATAACCTCCTGTTTGCAGACACCGTTCAGCTGACAGTGAGTCAGTTGTTGTACATATTGTCTATCTGTAGAATATTTCTGACATATCCTGTATGTGGTGTTTTCTTCATGCTTAGTAACCTAACAAATCCAGTCTCTCCTCTGATACTGGTGGTGATGTCTTTGGAGAGATGTGTAGCAGTGTGCTACCCTCTGAGGCACGCttccatcatcaccatcagAAACACAGCAGTGGCTGTTATTGTGGTTTGGGCCATTTGTTTACTAAATGTTGTCATTCAGATTCTTTTGCTGTTAGAATTTCCCTTCGAAGATCTAGAAACTCTGCAGATGAACACGTTTTGTAATACAGTTGCCATGTTGCTTTCACCACTATATTACGATTATGACAGAGCTTAcacttattttctgtttatttctgcTGGTCTGGCAATCACCTCCACCTATATTGTTGTAATTATAGCAGCCAGGTCAGCCTCCACAGACAAAGCTTCAGCTCTTAAGGCTCGTAACACGCTGCTGATGCATCTGGGGCAGCTGGGCCTCAGTATCTCCTCGACCTTACATAACCCATTATTAATTGCTGTCTCAAAACTTGTTCTCTTGAGTGTACTTCTGCGGATCCAGaactttttttatgtgtttattatCATTCTTCCCAGGTGTTTGAGTGCACTGATCTATGGCCTCAGAGATCAGACCATCAGACCTGTCCTTGTGTACAATCTATGCTGTCGAAGGAAACTTTCAGTTGTCTCAGTAAAACCTAAAGTCTGCATTTAA